One window from the genome of Immundisolibacter sp. encodes:
- a CDS encoding aminodeoxychorismate/anthranilate synthase component II translates to MLLMLDNYDSFTYNLVQYLGELGVDVRTERNDCIDVDAIERLAPQHIVISPGPCTPTEAGISLELIHRFAGRVPILGVCLGHQAIGQAFGGRVIRADQVMHGKTSPVTHTGEGLFAGLPSPFTATRYHSLVVEWASLPQCLEVTAWTCHPDGRPHEIMGLRHRTLPVVGVQFHPESILTQHGHALLANFLKITAGAA, encoded by the coding sequence ATGTTACTCATGCTCGACAACTACGATTCGTTCACCTACAACCTGGTGCAGTACCTGGGTGAGCTGGGCGTGGACGTGCGCACCGAACGCAACGACTGCATCGACGTGGATGCGATCGAACGCCTGGCGCCGCAGCACATCGTGATCTCGCCGGGGCCGTGCACGCCGACCGAAGCCGGCATTTCGCTCGAGCTGATTCATCGCTTCGCCGGGCGGGTGCCGATCCTGGGCGTATGCCTGGGTCATCAGGCCATCGGCCAGGCCTTCGGCGGGCGGGTGATCCGTGCCGATCAGGTCATGCACGGCAAGACCTCGCCGGTCACGCACACCGGCGAGGGGCTGTTCGCGGGCCTGCCCAGCCCCTTCACGGCCACCCGCTACCACTCGCTGGTGGTCGAGTGGGCCAGCCTGCCGCAGTGCCTGGAAGTCACCGCCTGGACCTGCCACCCGGACGGCCGGCCGCACGAGATCATGGGCCTGCGCCACCGCACGCTGCCGGTGGTGGGCGTGCAGTTTCACCCCGAGTCCATCCTGACCCAGCACGGCCATGCGCTGCTGGCCAATTTCCTGAAGATCACTGCGGGCGCGGCATGA
- a CDS encoding LysR substrate-binding domain-containing protein, protein MDFRLLRYFVAVAEELHLARAAERLGIAQSPLSRAMRDLESQLGVQLFDRGTRRTRLTWAGQVFLGECRRVQAAVEQAVRSAKAAAQGYQAHLRIGFCDSLAQPRIATLLARSREDDPELEIRVFDLPFAQQLNVLRNDLLDIGFALSNAVHDGLVAEPVWTDPLSVILPARHPLLAHVQVPLAEALKFPLVLCHPDSGSGCRHQIQAVLQDAGTLLRVVDEVTSLGVMLTLVGAGYGIGFAIASHVQTLQRPDISIRPLAGTPPMLSTYLLRRQGEPSEPMKRFMERVMAMTARSEE, encoded by the coding sequence GTGGATTTCAGATTGCTGCGTTACTTCGTCGCAGTTGCGGAAGAACTGCATCTGGCCCGTGCAGCCGAGCGCCTGGGCATCGCACAATCGCCTCTGTCGCGTGCGATGCGCGATCTGGAAAGCCAGCTTGGCGTGCAGCTGTTCGACCGCGGCACCCGCCGGACGCGGCTGACCTGGGCGGGCCAGGTGTTCCTCGGCGAATGCCGGCGCGTGCAGGCCGCCGTGGAGCAGGCGGTCAGGAGCGCCAAGGCGGCGGCGCAGGGCTACCAAGCCCATCTGCGCATCGGCTTCTGCGACAGCTTGGCGCAGCCCCGCATCGCCACCTTGCTGGCGCGCAGCCGCGAGGATGATCCCGAGCTGGAGATTCGCGTCTTCGACCTGCCGTTCGCGCAGCAACTGAACGTGCTGCGCAACGATCTGCTGGACATCGGCTTTGCGTTGTCAAACGCGGTGCATGATGGCCTCGTCGCCGAGCCGGTGTGGACCGATCCGCTGTCGGTGATCCTGCCCGCACGCCATCCCTTGCTGGCACACGTGCAGGTGCCGCTGGCCGAAGCCCTGAAATTCCCGCTGGTTCTGTGCCATCCCGATTCGGGATCGGGCTGCCGCCATCAGATCCAGGCGGTGCTGCAGGACGCGGGCACGCTGCTCAGGGTGGTCGATGAGGTGACCAGCCTGGGCGTGATGTTGACCCTGGTCGGCGCCGGCTACGGTATCGGCTTCGCCATCGCCTCGCACGTGCAGACGCTGCAGCGGCCGGACATCTCCATTCGTCCCCTGGCCGGTACGCCACCGATGCTCTCTACCTACCTGCTGCGCCGCCAAGGGGAACCCTCGGAGCCCATGAAGCGGTTCATGGAGCGAGTGATGGCCATGACCGCGCGGTCGGAGGAGTGA
- a CDS encoding LysR family transcriptional regulator, which translates to MNLRHLRCFIAVAEELHFGRAARRLHVEQSPLSRTIRQLEADLGVALLERRSRTMRLTPAGQAFLEEARRVLLAFEHARTKARAVAAGHRDTLRIALAGGVGPARLSALLALCREEAPEVGIRLFEAPLSQVVGGLGNGLYDAAFAMAGEMQAGLVAIPVWQDPLVVAIPTRHPLLAHKRVPLDEVVGYPLVLCHPQACQECSRQCERLLRLVETPPVVAEYVTTHSLMLALVAAGYGVGFSTAAHAVACRQADVIVRPLDEDSAALTTYLLHPEGAMSEPLRHFIDRAQRVGHMPLDTQRLA; encoded by the coding sequence ATGAACTTACGCCATCTTCGCTGTTTCATCGCCGTAGCCGAGGAGTTGCACTTCGGCCGGGCGGCGCGGCGGCTGCATGTGGAGCAGTCGCCCCTGTCGCGCACGATTCGCCAACTGGAGGCGGACCTGGGCGTAGCGCTGCTGGAGCGCAGGTCGCGGACCATGCGCCTGACTCCGGCCGGGCAGGCGTTCCTGGAGGAGGCCCGGCGCGTGCTGCTGGCCTTTGAGCACGCCCGGACCAAGGCGCGTGCGGTCGCGGCGGGACACCGGGACACCCTGCGCATCGCCCTGGCCGGCGGCGTCGGGCCGGCCCGCCTGTCGGCACTGCTCGCCCTGTGCCGGGAGGAGGCGCCGGAAGTGGGCATCCGGCTGTTCGAGGCGCCGCTGTCGCAGGTGGTGGGCGGGCTGGGCAACGGCCTGTACGACGCCGCCTTTGCGATGGCCGGCGAGATGCAGGCCGGACTGGTCGCCATACCGGTGTGGCAAGACCCGCTCGTGGTGGCCATACCCACGCGACACCCCTTGCTGGCGCACAAGCGGGTACCGCTGGACGAGGTGGTGGGCTACCCGCTGGTGCTGTGCCACCCGCAGGCTTGTCAGGAGTGCAGCCGGCAATGCGAGCGCCTGCTGCGCCTGGTGGAGACACCGCCGGTCGTGGCCGAGTACGTGACGACCCACTCGTTGATGCTGGCCCTGGTGGCGGCCGGCTATGGCGTGGGATTTTCCACCGCGGCCCACGCGGTGGCATGCCGGCAGGCGGACGTGATCGTCCGGCCGCTGGACGAAGATTCGGCGGCGTTGACGACCTACCTGCTACATCCCGAGGGCGCGATGTCGGAGCCGCTGCGCCACTTCATCGACCGTGCTCAGCGTGTCGGCCATATGCCGTTGGATACGCAACGGCTCGCATGA